In Sphingobacterium thalpophilum, a genomic segment contains:
- a CDS encoding RagB/SusD family nutrient uptake outer membrane protein, producing MKKTNKYLCSILSAVTLGISFSSCTKLDETVYSQIKDDNFYKNKREVMQAALRPFTHMQAWLAPTGGNGFYYHSELSADQVAWPQKGRHGYDGGDHIRQHYHTWTSNESRLRGAWELMWGGVGYVNNAIQDIEKLDITKIADLTEEERTQILVQLKVMRAFHYIKIMDLWGNVPIVTKVADPINPETKPRTEVFAFVQKELEENVDKLPKTSASNIGQVSMAAGYAMLAELYLNAEKWSGKAMNDECIAACDKIISGQAGGIGGAPKLSPDLNALFSNTNSANPESLFQFQYSRQAGFTFDWSGFYMSYDYMKEVLKVGYGGWNAFVVIPTAFNAYAENDLRKKEWFLFGPQYKYGTTTPVLGTEEYSGKPLVFVNSIRRESEGDKTSEGGMTKGEENSGARFNKYKSGTLDDANYWENDYIIYRLTEIYFDKAEALMRKNGGKASSEAVELVNESRKRAFSTADWPMAQYTVATLTLDELLAERGREFIFEGKRRTDLIRFGKYISGSWWDHKATNDKNKELYAVPMDQLAINPNLKQNPGY from the coding sequence ATGAAAAAAACAAATAAATATTTATGTTCCATCCTGAGCGCTGTTACCTTAGGTATCTCTTTTAGTTCCTGCACCAAGTTGGATGAGACAGTCTATAGTCAGATCAAGGATGATAATTTTTACAAGAATAAACGGGAGGTTATGCAAGCTGCGCTCCGCCCTTTTACGCATATGCAGGCCTGGCTTGCACCCACAGGTGGAAATGGCTTTTATTATCATTCCGAATTAAGTGCCGATCAAGTGGCCTGGCCGCAAAAGGGACGCCATGGATATGACGGTGGAGACCATATCCGGCAGCACTATCATACGTGGACAAGCAATGAAAGCCGGCTGCGTGGGGCCTGGGAGTTGATGTGGGGTGGCGTTGGCTATGTCAATAATGCTATTCAGGATATTGAGAAACTGGACATTACTAAAATTGCCGATCTGACGGAGGAAGAACGCACTCAGATACTTGTGCAATTAAAAGTAATGCGAGCCTTCCACTATATCAAAATTATGGATCTTTGGGGCAACGTCCCTATCGTGACAAAGGTAGCCGATCCAATTAACCCTGAAACCAAACCGAGAACAGAGGTTTTTGCATTTGTGCAGAAGGAACTGGAAGAAAATGTGGATAAGTTGCCTAAAACCTCGGCCAGTAATATCGGTCAGGTATCTATGGCTGCAGGTTATGCCATGCTGGCTGAACTCTATCTCAATGCCGAAAAATGGTCGGGTAAAGCAATGAATGATGAATGTATCGCTGCTTGTGATAAGATTATTTCCGGACAGGCTGGCGGCATTGGAGGGGCTCCCAAATTGAGCCCTGATTTGAATGCATTGTTCAGTAATACCAATTCGGCGAATCCGGAATCCTTATTTCAATTTCAATATAGCAGACAGGCGGGGTTTACATTCGATTGGTCGGGATTCTATATGAGTTATGACTATATGAAGGAAGTGCTCAAAGTTGGTTACGGTGGATGGAATGCATTTGTTGTTATCCCTACCGCATTTAATGCCTATGCTGAAAATGACTTGCGGAAGAAAGAATGGTTTTTGTTTGGACCACAATATAAATACGGCACCACTACACCTGTATTGGGAACGGAAGAGTATTCAGGTAAACCGCTGGTGTTTGTCAATTCGATCCGCAGAGAAAGCGAAGGTGATAAAACTTCAGAAGGTGGTATGACAAAAGGAGAAGAGAATTCTGGAGCTCGATTTAATAAATATAAATCAGGTACCTTGGACGATGCCAACTACTGGGAGAATGATTATATTATTTATCGTTTAACGGAGATCTATTTCGATAAAGCTGAAGCACTTATGCGTAAGAATGGTGGAAAAGCCAGTAGTGAAGCTGTGGAATTGGTCAATGAATCCAGAAAAAGAGCATTTAGTACGGCTGACTGGCCTATGGCGCAGTATACTGTCGCTACATTGACGCTGGATGAATTACTGGCGGAACGGGGACGTGAATTTATTTTTGAAGGAAAGCGCCGGACAGATCTAATCCGATTCGGAAAATATATATCCGGATCTTGGTGGGATCATAAAGCTACGAACGATAAGAATAAAGAACTATATGCGGTACCGATGGATCAACTGGCAATCAATCCCAATTTAAAACAAAACCCTGGTTATTAA